From the genome of Daphnia pulicaria isolate SC F1-1A chromosome 5, SC_F0-13Bv2, whole genome shotgun sequence:
GCCACTCCTCCTGGGCGAACATAGGCAGCGTGCATGCGAGCTCCTGATACACGTTCGTAGAATTCCATCATCTTCTCACGCTCTTCGAACAGCCAAAAGAAGGGCGTCAAAGCACCGATATCCAAGGCGTGAGTACCGATTTGCATCAAGTGATTTAGAATGCGCGTAAGTTCGGCAAAGAGCACTAAATAattgagaaatattttttaaaaatgtcattAGTCATATGATATTTAGaattgcgataaaaataactcCTCACCTCGAATATATTTGGCTCTTAGTGGGACGTCAATgtttaacaatttttcaacAGCCAGTGAATAGCATTGCTCATTTCCCATCATAGAAACATAGTCCAAACGGTCAAAGTAGGGAAGAGCTTGAGTGTAAGTTTTGTACTCAATCAGCTTTTCTGTACCTCTGTGCAGCAAGCCGATATGAGGATCAGCTCTGACAACAGtctattaaagaaaaaagtaatacTTGTGAATACAAAAGCagtaacacaaaaaaagatttaaacaaTCGGTTTTTACTTCTCCATCAAGTTCCAAGACTAAACGTAATACACCATGGGCAGCTGGATGTTGTGGACCAAAATTAAGGTTGATATTGGTGACCGATTTCTCTACTGGAGCTTCATAGTGGTTTAAAGGAGGCATTTTCCATACATTTGCTTTGGTTTGCGGAATTAGACATGGCATATCATATTGTTTGTAATATTCCATATCAGGATTCCATGTTGCTCCATGTCGCCGTGGgctgcaaaagaaaacaaaaccattTACCGACACGAAAGAATAACCCACTACCTACAAGAAATTATGTAAGGGTTTGGGTTCATGTAAATGAAGTTACTGAGCTaaccatttaaaataaattaaacacaAATCTTACTTGGCAAAGAATCCTAAGGAAAAATGGGGTAACAGAGACTTTGGTGCAGAATTAATTAGGGAAATAGTTCCCTTTTTCAACCCAAGTCCAATAACGGCCGACATTTTTCTTCAGAGAAATACACAAAAAATTCTCGAATGTAACATTTAGTTGCTAGATGGCTCTGAAGTAGCACATTTACCGAACAGCGATACCTAGGAGTACAATTGGTAACTAGCTACTTTTATCTTGCGCTCATCAGAGAgcatgtgctgtgctgtggtCTGTGCTCTGTGgacaatcatttctttttttgtctggcTGGTCTCTGGCTCTCAGCCATCCGGTTACAGTCAAAGTCGAGTCGAGACTTTGTTAGTCAAGTCTAATAAAGTCTTCCGGTGGTATCCACCCCCCTAATTAtatgtaaaaacaaaactagGAGTTTCAGAAGATACGCACAGGAAATTGCAATGATTTCAACAACTGTTTTAATATTTGTCGTCATCTCTTTCAGAAAATAAGGTAaacagttttttaaatttccctatGTAGTTGTAATCATAACATTCCTTGTATTTTCAGGCATCCGCGATTTGTTTACAAATGATATAATACTCattaacaatttttctaatgCAATTAAAATAATGGAAGAATGCCTAGATGCAACATAAAACGGACAGTGTTTTCTCTACTCCTGATTGGATTCGCTTTCTTTCTGATACTCTCTTGTCGAACAAGTAATTTTCTCACTCAAGATCCATGGaagcttaaaaaagaaaaggatgtCAAACTTGTCGCACCAATCAACGAAATCTCAAATAATCAATCATTCCACGTCAAGCCAGTCATTAAATTACCCCACAAAAATCTTTTAACTTCAAACAATCCCAGCCTTAATCATCAATTGCACTTCCAGAATTCAACTTTCATTTGTGGGAAAGGTGGTATTTTGACAGTCAAATCTGGAGGCCGCCTAGGAAATCTTATGGGAGAATATGCCACACTGTGGGCATTAGCTAAGAGAGATGGCCTTTTCCCCATTTTGCAGCATCGAACTTATACCACAT
Proteins encoded in this window:
- the LOC124340517 gene encoding NADH-ubiquinone oxidoreductase 49 kDa subunit-like gives rise to the protein MSAVIGLGLKKGTISLINSAPKSLLPHFSLGFFANPRRHGATWNPDMEYYKQYDMPCLIPQTKANVWKMPPLNHYEAPVEKSVTNINLNFGPQHPAAHGVLRLVLELDGETVVRADPHIGLLHRGTEKLIEYKTYTQALPYFDRLDYVSMMGNEQCYSLAVEKLLNIDVPLRAKYIRVLFAELTRILNHLMQIGTHALDIGALTPFFWLFEEREKMMEFYERVSGARMHAAYVRPGGVALDLPLGLMDDIYEFSSKFGERIDEMEDVLTANRIWKQRTVDIGIVSAEDALNYGFSGVMLRGSGIKWDLRKTQPYDAYDLVEFDVPVGLKGDCYDRYLCRVEEMRESLRIIEQCLNKMPVGEVRVDDAKIMAPKRSEMKTSMEALIHHFKLFTQGYNVPPGATYTAVENPKGEFGVYLVSDGSSRPYRCKIKAPGFAHLAALEKVGRNHMLADIVAIIGTLDVVFGEIDR